The following are encoded together in the Clostridium sp. BJN0013 genome:
- the spoIIIAD gene encoding stage III sporulation protein AD, with product MEIIKIVAFAFVALFMVLLFKNERDDIAVYISIVSGVMIFLFMVTKITAILQFIQQLAAKANINFIYLTTVFKILAIAYLASFCNEICRDAGQGNLGAKVEFAGKILILVLAIPILMAVLQSILKIM from the coding sequence ATGGAGATAATTAAAATAGTAGCATTTGCATTTGTTGCATTATTTATGGTATTGCTGTTTAAAAATGAAAGAGATGATATAGCAGTTTATATAAGCATAGTTTCTGGAGTTATGATATTTTTGTTTATGGTAACAAAGATAACGGCCATACTGCAATTTATACAGCAATTAGCAGCTAAGGCAAATATAAATTTTATTTATTTAACCACTGTATTTAAAATACTTGCTATTGCATATTTGGCTTCTTTTTGCAATGAAATATGTAGAGATGCGGGACAGGGTAATTTAGGAGCAAAAGTTGAATTTGCAGGTAAAATTTTAATTTTGGTACTTGCAATTCCTATACTTATGGCTGTATTGCAGTCAATTTTAAAGATTATGTAG
- a CDS encoding NAD(+)/NADH kinase: MKNIGINVNTIKDPNKRMLNFIIENIKNIDRNVTIKTYENCTGLDENESNSLDVIIVLGGDGTILNTSRNVLRSKTPILGINIGHLGFLAQVEINSVEAALKKLFKGEYTIEKRDMIQCSYNEGNKIKSYDGLNDVVLYRGIKSRIQRYDVYINDAFYNSFSGDGIIICTSTGSTAYNLSAGGPIIHPFLDVLCLTPMYSQFFASRSIVLDSRSRISISIEKNYEDSFLSIDGQKWVAVNGSQTIKINKSKNKRRLIKFDDAYFNTLREKIIFNAKGCEGGIL; encoded by the coding sequence ATGAAGAATATAGGAATTAATGTTAATACAATAAAAGATCCAAATAAAAGAATGTTGAATTTCATAATAGAAAATATAAAAAATATAGATAGAAATGTAACTATAAAAACATATGAGAATTGTACGGGGCTTGATGAAAATGAAAGCAACAGTCTGGATGTGATTATAGTGCTTGGGGGAGATGGGACTATATTAAACACCTCTAGAAATGTGCTTAGATCAAAGACACCTATACTTGGAATTAATATAGGGCATTTAGGTTTTTTGGCACAAGTAGAAATAAACAGTGTAGAGGCTGCATTAAAAAAACTTTTTAAAGGGGAGTATACAATTGAAAAAAGAGATATGATCCAGTGCAGTTATAATGAAGGTAATAAAATAAAGAGTTATGACGGATTAAATGATGTGGTATTATATAGGGGGATTAAGTCAAGAATACAAAGATATGATGTGTATATAAATGATGCTTTTTATAATAGCTTTAGTGGAGATGGTATTATCATATGCACTTCTACAGGGTCTACAGCATATAATTTATCTGCAGGAGGTCCTATAATACACCCATTTTTAGATGTATTGTGTTTAACACCTATGTATTCCCAATTTTTTGCATCTAGAAGTATCGTATTGGATAGCAGATCTCGTATAAGTATATCAATAGAAAAAAATTATGAAGATTCATTTTTATCTATAGATGGTCAAAAATGGGTAGCAGTGAATGGCTCTCAAACCATAAAAATAAATAAATCTAAAAATAAAAGAAGACTTATTAAATTTGATGATGCTTATTTTAATACACTTAGAGAGAAAATTATTTTTAATGCAAAAGGATGTGAAGGTGGAATATTATGA
- the spoIIIAF gene encoding stage III sporulation protein AF, producing the protein MIESLRQWLIGICTAVFFITAIEMLLPDNSMKKYCKFVLGLILITVFINPLIKIFNKDFDMNSYTAKAIESFERDINSEKSVKDFNEYKEKSEADTIEAFENNLQLSCEKILKEKYPDGNYGVTVEAAYDEENNTVYIKNVNVETQKGSVGKVKKVDVSGKTASVSNFNEKCDEIKSYLSKELNVSEDVIHVNS; encoded by the coding sequence ATGATTGAATCCCTGAGACAGTGGCTAATAGGCATATGTACAGCTGTATTTTTCATTACTGCCATAGAGATGCTTTTACCCGATAATAGTATGAAAAAATATTGTAAATTTGTATTGGGGCTTATATTGATTACAGTGTTTATCAATCCATTGATAAAGATATTTAATAAAGATTTTGATATGAATAGCTATACTGCAAAAGCTATAGAGAGTTTCGAAAGGGATATTAACAGTGAAAAATCTGTAAAAGATTTTAATGAATATAAGGAAAAAAGTGAAGCGGACACCATAGAAGCCTTTGAAAATAATCTTCAGTTAAGCTGTGAAAAAATTTTAAAGGAAAAATATCCAGATGGAAATTATGGGGTAACGGTAGAGGCTGCCTATGATGAGGAAAACAATACCGTATATATAAAAAATGTGAATGTAGAAACTCAAAAAGGTAGTGTTGGAAAGGTGAAAAAAGTAGATGTGAGTGGTAAAACTGCTTCTGTAAGTAATTTTAATGAGAAATGTGATGAGATAAAGAGCTACTTAAGCAAGGAATTAAATGTATCGGAAGATGTGATACATGTAAATTCTTGA
- a CDS encoding Asp23/Gls24 family envelope stress response protein, with product MEENMNNEVNMGIVKISDEVVGVIAGLATTEIDGIVGMSASLVGGITQILTGKKNLSKGVKVSVGENNAAIDLYVVVEYGVRIPDVALKVQRNVKRAVESITGLEVSAINIHVQDVMISKVEENDDIVEE from the coding sequence ATGGAAGAAAATATGAATAATGAAGTTAACATGGGTATTGTAAAAATATCTGATGAAGTTGTAGGTGTAATTGCAGGGCTTGCCACTACAGAGATAGATGGAATAGTTGGAATGAGTGCCAGTCTTGTAGGAGGAATTACACAAATACTTACGGGTAAAAAGAATTTATCCAAGGGTGTCAAAGTAAGTGTGGGGGAAAATAATGCAGCTATAGATTTATATGTGGTAGTAGAATATGGAGTGAGAATTCCTGATGTAGCTTTAAAGGTTCAACGAAATGTAAAAAGAGCAGTAGAATCTATAACGGGATTGGAAGTTTCAGCTATAAATATACATGTTCAAGATGTTATGATTTCTAAGGTAGAAGAAAATGATGATATTGTGGAAGAGTAA
- a CDS encoding SpoIIIAH-like family protein has product MNKKQAVIIVTLLALIVCVGVVATKLNSPINYVNGLDNNGTSNSTVSSNSTKSKSTDSNTTQSKDSESQFFEETRLTRDQKNAETLQTLKNFIDDQNVSQDNRADAEKKYTALAMNANYEMKIESTLKSKGYEDAICSIENDKVRIIVKNKEKLTDKNTREIKDVVMSISKLQDVEIEVKEN; this is encoded by the coding sequence ATGAATAAAAAGCAGGCAGTTATAATTGTAACTCTTTTAGCGTTAATAGTTTGTGTGGGAGTAGTTGCTACAAAACTCAATAGCCCTATAAATTATGTAAATGGTCTGGATAATAATGGAACTAGCAACAGTACGGTATCATCCAACAGCACTAAAAGTAAGAGTACGGATTCCAATACCACACAATCTAAAGATAGTGAGTCTCAATTTTTCGAGGAAACAAGACTTACAAGAGATCAAAAAAATGCAGAGACTCTTCAGACTTTGAAAAATTTTATAGATGACCAAAATGTATCCCAAGATAATCGTGCAGATGCTGAAAAAAAATATACTGCTTTGGCTATGAATGCAAATTATGAAATGAAGATAGAAAGTACTTTAAAAAGCAAAGGGTATGAGGATGCTATATGTTCTATAGAAAATGATAAGGTTAGAATAATAGTTAAGAATAAAGAAAAATTAACAGATAAAAATACACGGGAAATAAAAGATGTAGTTATGAGTATTTCTAAATTACAGGATGTAGAGATTGAAGTTAAAGAAAATTAA
- the nusB gene encoding transcription antitermination factor NusB, with the protein MNRKKTRELTMKLLFQMAINKEKADVIISNLKENIEMEQMSHTNSTSQIYGENVGDLKSIDIDYVIRVLKGIEKNEDVINMEIEKYLRNWKLNRLSKVDSAILKICTYEFLYEDGIPEKVSINEAIELAKKYSSERSAPFINGVLGNMIKDEKIKK; encoded by the coding sequence ATGAATAGAAAAAAGACTAGAGAATTGACCATGAAATTATTATTTCAAATGGCTATAAATAAAGAAAAAGCTGATGTTATTATATCAAATTTAAAAGAAAATATTGAAATGGAACAAATGAGTCATACAAATAGTACATCACAGATTTATGGAGAAAATGTTGGAGATTTAAAAAGCATAGATATAGATTATGTAATAAGAGTGTTAAAGGGAATAGAGAAAAATGAAGATGTGATAAATATGGAGATTGAAAAGTATTTGAGAAATTGGAAATTAAATAGATTATCTAAAGTAGACTCTGCAATTTTAAAAATTTGTACATATGAATTTTTATACGAAGATGGCATACCTGAAAAAGTGTCTATAAATGAAGCTATAGAATTAGCTAAAAAATATTCATCTGAAAGATCTGCTCCATTTATAAATGGAGTACTTGGAAATATGATAAAAGATGAAAAAATAAAAAAATAG
- a CDS encoding TlyA family RNA methyltransferase has protein sequence MSEPKERIDLLLVDKGIFSSRERARASIMAGEIFVDGRRVDKCGQNIKRSSNIEFRGEKLPFVSRGGLKLEKALKKFNINLKNKVCLDIGASTGGFTDCMLQRGAKKVFSIDVGYGQFAWKLRTDKRVVCMERTNIRYVTFKDIGEYSDFASIDVSFISLKKVLPAVMNLLKESGSIVALIKPQFEAGREKVGKKGVVREQSTHIEVIKGIVTFLKENNFKIISLDYSPIKGPEGNIEYLIYFTKEKEARELFKEEDINTIVRSSHGELNGEEL, from the coding sequence ATGTCAGAACCAAAGGAAAGAATAGATTTACTTTTAGTAGATAAAGGTATTTTTTCTTCAAGAGAGAGGGCAAGGGCCAGTATTATGGCAGGAGAAATATTCGTAGATGGACGGAGAGTAGATAAGTGTGGACAAAATATAAAAAGGAGTTCTAATATAGAATTTAGAGGAGAAAAGCTTCCTTTTGTAAGCCGTGGAGGTTTAAAATTAGAAAAAGCCTTAAAAAAATTTAATATAAATCTAAAAAATAAAGTGTGTCTGGATATAGGAGCATCTACAGGAGGATTTACTGATTGCATGCTTCAAAGGGGAGCTAAAAAGGTATTTTCCATAGATGTAGGCTATGGTCAGTTTGCCTGGAAGCTTAGAACAGACAAAAGAGTAGTATGTATGGAAAGAACCAATATAAGGTATGTAACTTTTAAAGATATAGGAGAATATTCTGATTTTGCCAGTATAGATGTTTCCTTTATATCACTTAAAAAAGTTTTACCTGCAGTTATGAACTTGTTAAAGGAAAGTGGTAGTATAGTAGCTCTTATAAAACCCCAGTTTGAAGCAGGAAGGGAAAAAGTTGGGAAGAAAGGAGTAGTTAGAGAACAATCTACCCACATAGAAGTTATTAAAGGAATTGTAACTTTTTTAAAAGAAAATAATTTTAAAATAATTTCTCTTGATTATTCGCCTATAAAGGGACCCGAAGGAAATATAGAATATTTAATATATTTTACCAAGGAAAAAGAAGCTCGTGAATTGTTTAAAGAAGAAGATATAAATACTATAGTAAGATCATCACATGGGGAACTGAATGGAGAGGAACTATGA
- the dxs gene encoding 1-deoxy-D-xylulose-5-phosphate synthase, whose translation MFNLLDNYKDVNDIKKMSLDEKKQLALEIREFLIENVSKTGGHLASNLGVVELTLSLFSIFDLNHDKLIWDVGHQAYVHKLLTGRKDKFHTLRQFGGISGFPKRCESIYDFFETGHSSTSISAALGMARARDLKGEKHNVVAVIGDGALTGGMALEALNDVGYRKTKLIIILNDNQMSIGKNVGGVSRYLNKLRVDPKYNKFKEEVESTLKKIPNIGKGMAKYLERLKNGIKKMVVSGMFFEDIGIKYLGPIDGHNIRDLTEVMTAAKKVNNPVIIHVITKKGKGYEFAEKNPGKFHGIGPFNCNNGEIAATSTNTYSKAFGDEMVNLARKDKKIVVITAAMRDGTGLQNFAKEFPERFFDVGIAEQHAVTLAGGMAVEGLKPVFAVYSTFLQRGYDQLLHDICIQKLPVVFAVDRAGIVGDDGETHQGIFDLSYLTEMPNMTIMSPKCIHELMYMLKWSLNQNCPIAIRYPRGGDNIYLTPLEDFQFGKWECILKEGKIALVAQGRMVEHAVLAAEKLKQMGISVRVISACFIKPLDKAMLEQLVEENVTIITIEDNIIRGGLGSYILEYVNTLHKKVEIINLGFKDEFVRHGKPSILYKLYGLDVKSIVGEVLKVVKLSGIF comes from the coding sequence ATGTTTAATTTATTAGATAATTATAAAGATGTAAATGACATAAAAAAAATGTCTCTGGATGAGAAAAAACAGCTGGCTCTAGAAATTAGAGAATTTTTAATTGAAAACGTATCTAAAACGGGAGGACATCTGGCTTCCAATTTGGGAGTTGTAGAACTTACCTTAAGTTTATTTAGTATTTTTGACTTAAATCATGATAAACTTATATGGGATGTAGGCCATCAAGCTTATGTGCATAAACTCCTTACAGGTAGAAAAGATAAATTTCATACTTTAAGACAATTTGGAGGAATAAGCGGTTTTCCTAAAAGATGTGAAAGTATATATGATTTTTTTGAAACTGGACATAGCAGTACTTCCATATCTGCAGCACTAGGTATGGCTAGGGCAAGAGATTTAAAAGGAGAAAAGCATAATGTGGTGGCAGTTATAGGAGATGGAGCATTAACGGGAGGAATGGCACTGGAGGCATTAAATGATGTGGGTTACAGAAAAACAAAACTTATAATAATATTAAATGATAATCAGATGTCTATAGGAAAAAATGTAGGTGGAGTATCTAGATATTTAAACAAATTGAGAGTAGATCCCAAGTATAATAAATTTAAAGAAGAAGTGGAAAGTACATTAAAAAAAATACCTAATATAGGGAAAGGTATGGCTAAATATCTTGAAAGATTGAAAAATGGAATAAAGAAAATGGTAGTATCAGGGATGTTTTTTGAAGATATAGGAATAAAATATTTAGGCCCTATAGATGGACATAATATAAGGGATCTTACAGAAGTTATGACTGCTGCAAAAAAAGTAAATAATCCAGTTATTATTCATGTAATAACTAAAAAAGGGAAAGGTTATGAATTTGCAGAGAAAAATCCAGGTAAGTTTCATGGAATAGGGCCTTTCAATTGTAATAATGGAGAAATAGCAGCTACTTCTACCAATACATACTCCAAAGCCTTTGGAGATGAAATGGTAAATCTGGCCAGAAAAGATAAAAAAATAGTAGTTATAACTGCGGCAATGAGAGATGGTACCGGACTTCAAAATTTTGCAAAAGAGTTTCCAGAAAGATTTTTTGATGTAGGAATTGCAGAACAGCATGCTGTGACTCTGGCGGGAGGAATGGCAGTGGAGGGATTAAAGCCTGTATTTGCAGTTTATTCTACTTTCCTTCAGAGAGGTTATGATCAGCTGCTTCATGATATATGTATTCAAAAACTGCCAGTAGTTTTTGCTGTGGATAGGGCAGGAATTGTAGGAGATGACGGAGAAACTCATCAAGGTATATTTGATTTATCCTATTTAACTGAAATGCCCAATATGACTATTATGTCACCTAAATGTATACATGAACTTATGTATATGCTTAAGTGGTCATTAAATCAAAATTGTCCTATAGCTATAAGGTATCCACGGGGAGGAGATAATATATATCTTACACCCTTAGAAGATTTTCAATTTGGAAAATGGGAATGTATTTTGAAGGAAGGGAAAATAGCGCTGGTGGCCCAGGGAAGAATGGTGGAACATGCGGTTCTGGCAGCGGAAAAACTTAAGCAAATGGGAATTTCAGTAAGAGTTATAAGTGCCTGTTTCATTAAACCTTTAGATAAAGCAATGCTAGAGCAGCTGGTGGAAGAGAATGTAACTATTATAACTATTGAAGACAATATAATAAGAGGTGGATTGGGCTCTTATATATTAGAATATGTGAATACATTGCATAAAAAAGTAGAGATAATAAACCTAGGATTTAAAGATGAATTTGTGAGGCATGGTAAGCCAAGTATTTTATATAAATTATATGGACTTGACGTAAAAAGTATTGTAGGTGAAGTTCTTAAAGTAGTGAAGTTAAGTGGTATATTTTAA
- the spoIIIAG gene encoding stage III sporulation protein AG: MNFKKWLRELLKKGNKKNSNDKKNIMNLAIVFLIGLLIIITINFFSGYSENTYSNLNSNKSNSTDETKEDTTEESTSTDENSSRDYEESIQKNLKNTLEQIEGVGRVEVMISFESGEEHVPAVNVNDTTNTTEEKDNEGGTRNTTEKNNGSTVVITNDGSKSEPLIVKTYNPKVLGVCVVAEGAENKITELRISKAIINLFGLSEDKVNVYPMKK, encoded by the coding sequence TTGAATTTTAAAAAATGGCTTAGAGAACTTCTTAAAAAAGGTAATAAAAAAAATTCTAATGATAAAAAAAATATTATGAATTTGGCCATAGTATTTTTAATAGGATTGCTCATAATTATAACTATAAATTTTTTTAGTGGTTACAGTGAAAATACATATAGTAATTTAAATAGTAATAAAAGTAATAGCACAGATGAGACTAAAGAGGATACCACTGAAGAATCCACCTCCACAGATGAAAATAGCTCCCGCGATTATGAAGAATCAATACAAAAAAATTTAAAGAATACTTTAGAACAAATAGAAGGGGTAGGTAGAGTAGAGGTTATGATTAGTTTCGAAAGCGGAGAGGAACATGTGCCAGCAGTAAATGTAAATGATACAACTAATACCACAGAAGAGAAGGATAATGAAGGAGGAACAAGAAATACTACTGAAAAAAATAATGGAAGTACGGTAGTCATTACAAATGATGGCAGTAAATCAGAACCACTTATAGTAAAAACGTATAATCCAAAAGTCTTAGGGGTGTGTGTTGTAGCTGAAGGAGCTGAGAATAAAATAACTGAACTTAGAATATCAAAGGCTATAATTAATTTATTTGGGTTATCTGAAGATAAAGTAAATGTATATCCTATGAAAAAGTAG
- the xseA gene encoding exodeoxyribonuclease VII large subunit — translation MYIKTLTVSDINRYIKKTLDNDFILGNCSVKGEVSNFKLHSSGHMYFSLKDKYSKINCIMFKSSVENLNFMPEDGMKVIVKGRISLYEKEGVYQLYCSKMKPDGMGELYLAFEKLKIELEKKGLFDISHKKKIPVYAKKIGVITSLTGAAVKDIINVTRRRNRKVELLIYPSLVQGTSASDDIIKGIETFNSMEDVELIIIARGGGSIEELWCFNEEKLAKAIYSSEKPIITGVGHEIDYTIVDFVSDMRAPTPSAAAEIGVFSLQEYLQKILNYKNTIYNNVKNTIDGNKSKLDFMQKTLEMNNPLTYIANEYENIDKIKEFLDFKIKITINEKKEKLGKTNALLSAHNPLNILNRGYCIIEDEQKNLISSIEELNKKYKIKIIMKDGTSQVRLIHYKK, via the coding sequence ATGTATATTAAAACATTAACGGTATCTGATATTAACCGTTACATAAAGAAAACATTGGATAATGATTTTATACTTGGTAATTGTTCTGTTAAAGGAGAAGTGTCTAATTTTAAACTTCACAGTAGTGGACATATGTATTTTTCTTTAAAAGATAAGTATAGTAAAATAAACTGCATTATGTTTAAAAGTTCGGTAGAAAATTTAAATTTTATGCCAGAAGATGGTATGAAAGTTATAGTTAAAGGCAGAATATCCCTATATGAAAAAGAAGGGGTATATCAACTTTATTGCAGCAAAATGAAGCCGGATGGAATGGGAGAATTATATCTGGCTTTTGAAAAATTAAAGATAGAGTTAGAGAAAAAAGGATTATTTGATATTTCACATAAGAAAAAGATACCTGTATACGCTAAAAAAATAGGAGTAATTACATCACTTACAGGAGCAGCAGTTAAAGATATAATAAATGTGACCAGGAGAAGAAATAGAAAAGTAGAGCTTTTAATTTATCCTTCACTGGTACAGGGAACAAGTGCTAGTGATGATATTATAAAGGGTATTGAAACTTTCAATTCTATGGAAGATGTGGAACTTATAATTATAGCAAGAGGAGGAGGCTCTATAGAGGAGCTTTGGTGTTTTAATGAGGAAAAATTAGCAAAAGCTATATATAGTTCCGAAAAGCCTATAATAACAGGAGTTGGGCATGAAATTGACTATACCATAGTGGATTTTGTATCTGATATGAGGGCACCTACCCCTTCTGCTGCTGCAGAAATTGGAGTCTTTAGTTTGCAAGAATATCTACAAAAAATACTAAATTATAAAAATACGATTTATAATAATGTTAAGAATACAATAGATGGTAACAAAAGTAAATTGGATTTTATGCAAAAAACCCTAGAAATGAATAATCCTTTAACTTATATAGCAAATGAGTATGAAAATATAGACAAAATCAAAGAGTTTCTAGATTTTAAAATAAAAATAACTATTAATGAAAAAAAAGAAAAACTTGGGAAAACAAATGCACTTCTTTCTGCCCATAATCCATTAAATATTTTGAATAGGGGATATTGTATAATAGAAGATGAGCAGAAAAATCTTATATCTTCCATAGAGGAACTAAATAAAAAATATAAAATTAAGATTATAATGAAAGACGGAACTTCCCAAGTTAGGCTTATTCATTACAAAAAGTGA
- the spoIIIAC gene encoding stage III sporulation protein AC — protein MMDISLIFKIAGVGIIVVLIDKVLEASGKGDYAVLTNLAGILIVLMMVINLINKLFNTVRTMFQL, from the coding sequence ATGATGGACATAAGTTTAATTTTTAAGATAGCGGGGGTAGGCATAATTGTTGTCCTTATAGATAAAGTTTTAGAAGCCAGTGGTAAAGGAGATTATGCAGTGCTAACCAATTTAGCAGGAATTTTAATTGTACTTATGATGGTAATAAACTTGATAAATAAATTATTCAATACAGTTAGAACTATGTTCCAACTTTAG
- a CDS encoding exodeoxyribonuclease VII small subunit, with protein MPRKAETYESIMLKLENIVASMDSSELSLESSIKSYEEGVKLCNKLYKILNDAEEKIKVLTEEGEKDFNIEC; from the coding sequence ATGCCTAGGAAAGCGGAAACCTATGAAAGTATAATGTTGAAATTGGAAAATATAGTAGCATCTATGGATAGTAGTGAGTTATCTTTGGAAAGTAGCATAAAAAGTTATGAAGAAGGAGTAAAACTCTGCAATAAATTATATAAAATTTTAAATGACGCTGAAGAAAAAATAAAAGTTCTTACTGAAGAGGGAGAAAAAGATTTTAATATTGAATGTTAA
- a CDS encoding polyprenyl synthetase family protein gives MEIRGVFKVLREELDIYLREYMQGKGSYNRRVYDSMEYSLNAGGKRIRPMLFLLTYKMYNKNYIEVMDIAAAIEMIHTYSLIHDDLPAMDNDDLRRGKPTNHKVFGEAIAILGGDGLLNEAMNIMFRHCIGRGENAIKACSIISESAGVEGMIGGQTVDILSENIKIPIDKLYYMHSRKTGAIIKASIVSAAIYSYCSEEEINKLKCYGEKLGLAFQIKDDILDVLGDAAVLGKRTKSDLNNNKTTFVTVYGLDKCDQMCNTITEECMEILNEIEGDTSYLKELTLLLLNRKK, from the coding sequence ATGGAAATTAGAGGGGTATTTAAAGTCCTAAGAGAAGAACTAGATATATATTTAAGAGAATATATGCAAGGTAAAGGAAGTTATAATAGAAGAGTATATGATTCCATGGAGTATAGTTTAAATGCAGGCGGTAAGAGAATAAGACCTATGTTGTTTCTCCTAACTTATAAAATGTATAATAAAAATTATATTGAAGTTATGGATATTGCAGCAGCTATAGAAATGATACATACTTATTCCTTAATTCATGATGACCTGCCTGCCATGGATAATGATGATTTAAGAAGAGGAAAACCTACAAATCATAAAGTATTTGGAGAAGCTATTGCAATACTTGGGGGAGATGGCCTTTTAAATGAAGCTATGAATATTATGTTTAGGCATTGCATAGGAAGAGGGGAAAATGCCATAAAAGCCTGTAGTATTATTTCTGAAAGTGCAGGAGTGGAAGGAATGATAGGGGGGCAAACAGTAGATATTTTAAGTGAAAATATTAAAATACCTATAGATAAGCTTTATTATATGCATAGTAGGAAAACAGGCGCCATAATAAAAGCTTCAATAGTTTCTGCAGCAATATATTCATACTGCAGTGAGGAAGAAATAAACAAATTAAAATGTTATGGTGAAAAGTTAGGATTGGCATTTCAAATAAAGGATGATATATTGGATGTATTAGGTGATGCTGCTGTTTTGGGAAAGAGAACAAAAAGCGATTTGAATAATAATAAAACTACCTTTGTAACTGTTTATGGATTGGATAAATGTGACCAAATGTGCAATACAATTACTGAGGAATGTATGGAAATTTTAAATGAAATAGAGGGCGATACCTCTTATTTAAAAGAGTTAACCCTGCTTTTATTAAATAGAAAAAAATAA
- the spoIIIAE gene encoding stage III sporulation protein AE, which produces MKNSVLVLAIVLLICFNVQAFDTNTAETSTQSKINVENTQGDTTKNKENESDQEQINQFYEYMTNMKTENEILNDIDVKTYIKNFLKSGEGGISFKKILSAVMSYGIKEVKASLKLLMLLVIISIICTLLTNLQRAFSSEQLSNIAYFACYSLIIIIMAKSFYIGVDIAKSAINQMTSFMVALIPVLVTLVASVGGFVEATVMDPIIIGAITISANLFMYIIIPVISMSFVLQFVNNLSSEYKIDKLTKLLNQGALWTQGIIMTIFIGIITIRGITSKTIDQVTAKTAKFAVDNFVPIVGKSLSDAISTVAGYSILLKNALSSLGLIVIIAMLLFPIIKLIIMIVLYKLTAALIEPISDGRLVNCINSAGDSLILIMSCLICVSIMFFIMVSIVASAGKVMI; this is translated from the coding sequence ATGAAAAATAGTGTATTGGTATTAGCTATAGTTTTATTGATATGTTTTAATGTACAAGCTTTTGATACAAACACTGCAGAAACAAGTACGCAAAGTAAAATTAATGTGGAAAATACGCAAGGAGATACTACAAAGAACAAGGAAAATGAAAGTGATCAGGAGCAGATAAATCAATTTTATGAATATATGACAAATATGAAGACGGAGAATGAGATATTAAATGATATAGATGTAAAAACCTATATAAAAAATTTTTTGAAAAGTGGAGAAGGGGGTATATCATTTAAAAAAATTTTAAGTGCGGTAATGTCTTATGGAATAAAAGAAGTGAAAGCATCTTTAAAATTATTAATGCTTTTAGTAATCATATCAATTATATGTACTCTTCTTACTAATTTACAAAGAGCTTTTAGCAGTGAACAATTATCTAATATAGCATATTTCGCCTGTTATTCACTTATTATTATAATAATGGCGAAAAGTTTTTATATAGGTGTGGATATAGCTAAATCTGCTATAAACCAAATGACAAGTTTTATGGTAGCTTTGATACCCGTACTTGTAACTTTAGTAGCTTCTGTAGGAGGTTTTGTGGAGGCCACAGTTATGGATCCCATTATAATAGGGGCTATAACTATAAGTGCAAATTTATTTATGTATATTATAATTCCTGTAATATCCATGTCCTTTGTATTGCAGTTTGTAAATAATTTATCTTCCGAATATAAAATAGACAAACTAACCAAGCTTTTAAATCAAGGGGCATTATGGACCCAAGGGATTATAATGACTATATTTATAGGGATAATAACTATAAGGGGAATTACTTCAAAGACCATTGATCAAGTTACAGCGAAAACAGCTAAATTTGCAGTAGACAATTTTGTACCTATAGTAGGCAAGAGTCTGTCAGATGCTATATCTACCGTAGCTGGATATTCCATATTATTAAAAAATGCATTGAGTAGTTTAGGGCTTATAGTAATTATAGCAATGCTTTTATTTCCTATAATCAAATTAATAATTATGATAGTTTTGTATAAATTGACAGCAGCCCTTATAGAACCTATAAGTGATGGAAGATTGGTGAATTGTATAAATTCTGCTGGAGATTCTCTTATACTTATAATGTCTTGTTTAATATGTGTGTCTATAATGTTCTTTATAATGGTATCAATTGTAGCTTCAGCTGGAAAAGTTATGATATGA